The Mesorhizobium sp. AR02 genomic interval GGGAATCCAGCATTTGACGTCATGCGTCCAGGCGAGCGCGATGCGCTCCAAGTGGAAGTTTGAAGAGCTTTTGACGAGTATCAGTTCCCCCGGCACCGCCGTGCGCTTGATGTGGTCGGAGACTTCCTTCGGCGAACGAAGCTCGACAAACAAGCCGCTGTCGCGGTCAGGCTGCCCGGCCCCGAGCGATGTGCATTGTCACCGGTATAGATCACCTGATCGGCGATCGCCCGCGCGGTTTTGTAGGCGTAGGCGTATTTCCTGGTCGAGCCGGAATAGTCCGAGATCTGACCAAGCACGATGCGCTTTCGATCGACAGTGGCCTTGGCCACCACATCCAAGGCAAGGTCAATCGAGTGCCACGGCGCCTTGGCGGCATCGATGATGAAGTGCGGACCACCGTCGGTGACAAGCACGGCGCAGCGATTGGCCAATGGCTGGAAAGTCGCCACCTGGGCGGCAACCTTGTCCGGGGGAACGCCGAGTTCGAGCGCCGTCGCGACCGCAGCGGCGGTCGGCAGCCAGAAATGTTCGCCTGGAAACGGCGTCTTGAGTTCAAGCACGCCGCCACGCCAGTGGATCGAAAGCGTCAGCCGATGCGGATAGGCGGCGTGGATGTCGGTGACACGATAGTCGGCCCGTTCTGCGGTGCCGAAGCTGACGACACGGCATCCGGTGCCGGCAGCCATGCCGGCTACGTGGGGATCGTCGGCATTGAGGACCGCAAGGCCGTCCGGCCGCAGCGCTTCGACCAAGGCGCGTTTTTCCCTGGCAACATTCTCCACGGTCCTGAAACTGGCAAAATGCTCAAGGCGAACCATGGTGACGACAGCCACATGCGGCTGCAGCATTTCCGCCACTGGCCGCAGCGTATCGACGCCGAAGGCCCCGGCTTCGAAAACGACGTAGTCGACCTCACCCGCTTGCTGCATGCGCTTGTAGAGCGTGCTGACCAGCGAGTTGATGGTGTTGGCGAGCACGCGTGCATAGGTTGGCCGATGGGCGGCCAATATGTGTCCAAGCAGCGCCGTGACGGTCGATTTTCCCGAACTGCCGGTGACGCCGATGAAGGTCGCCTTGCTTTTCGCCCGGGCGCGCCTGGCCCTGTAGACCTTGACGCGACGCTGCAGATCTTCGCGAACCTTCCGCACTCTCGCGTTCATCGCGCCCCCTTACCTCAGAAACACTAGGCCATGGGAACCTCAAGTCAAATTGAGTCGTGGTCGAACCGACCGGCGTTACAATGACGATGCGCCTCAGATGCAGCGGCCGCCATCGACCTCCAGCGCCACGCCCGTGATGAAGGCGGCTTCATCCGATGCCAGCCAGAGTGCGGCATTGGCGATATCGAGCGGCGTCGAAAGCCGGCCGAGCGGGATCGAGGCACGGAATGTCTCGCGGATCTCAGGCGTGTCGGCGCCCATGAATTTCTCCAGCATGCCGGTTTCGCCGGCGACCGGGCAGAGGCAGTTGACACGGATGTTCTTCGGCGCGAGCTCCACCGCCATCGACTTGGTGGCGGTGATCGCCCAGCCTTTCGAGGCGTTGTACCAGGTGAGGCCGGGCCGTGGCCTGAGCCCCGCGGTGGAGGCCGTGGTCAGGATGACGCCGCCGCCTTGCCGCTCCATGATCGGCACCACGGCAAGGGCCGCGTGATAGATTGCCTTCATGTTGACAGCGGTGATCAGGTCGAAAGTCTCCTCGTCGACCTTGAGCATGTCGCCGTTGCGATGGGTGAAGCCGGCATTGTTGACAATGATGTCGATGCGGCCGAAGGCGTTTTTTGCGGCATAGACCATCTCGTCGAATTCGGAGCGCAGCGAAACATCCGTCTGCGTCCAGATCGCCGCCTCGCCGATCTCATTCGCGACGCGTTCCGCGCCCTTGGCATTGAGGTCCGCGACCACCACGCGCGCGCCTTCTTCGGCGAAGCGCTTGGCCATGCCTTCACCGAACCCGGATGCCGCGCCGGTGATGATGGCGACCTTGTTTTCCAGACGCATGCTTTTCCCGCTCATTGATGTCTTCCCGGAGCCAACAAGGCAGCTGACCGCCGTGGCCCATGCCGCGACAGACAACGCGCCATTTCTCCCTTAGCTTTCGTCACATTCGCGTTCTATGCTGCAACTGCGAAAGCTTCCGGAGTCTTCGTTCACCGACAAGCCTCCGGCAAGCGCCAGTGTCAAGCGCACAGGTGGACCCAATCAATATCCAGCGATTGGTCCTCGATGTGACACCATGGCACTGGAAAATTTAAATCGATTAGAATATATCAGCCGCGTACTCGCGACCGGCGTCAAAGCGGACAGACCATGACCAGCCAGATCATTCCCGTCGACCCTTTCGACTTCATCATTTTCGGCGGCACCGGCGACCTGTCGGAACGCAAGCTTCTGCCGTCGCTCTACTACCGTCAGCGTGACCATCAATTCTCGGAGCCGACACGCATCATCGGCACGTCGCGCTCGAAGATGAGCGACGAGGAATTCCGGGCCTTCGCCAGCCAGGCGATTTCCGATCACGTCAAGCCGGCCGATATCGACGCCAAGGACCTGAAGACCTTCCTGGCGCGGCTTTCCTATGTCTCGGCCGATGCGACGACCGGCGCCGGCTTCGACAAGCTCAAGAAGGCGATCGGCGAGAGCGAGAGCATCCGCGCCTTCTACCTGGCGGTGGCGCCGGCGCTGTTCGGCGATATCTCGCACAAGCTCAAAGAGCACAAGCTGATCACGCCGAACTCGCGCATCGTGCTGGAGAAGCCGATCGGCCGCGACCTTGCCTCGGCGCGGGCGCTCAACGAT includes:
- a CDS encoding SDR family oxidoreductase gives rise to the protein MRLENKVAIITGAASGFGEGMAKRFAEEGARVVVADLNAKGAERVANEIGEAAIWTQTDVSLRSEFDEMVYAAKNAFGRIDIIVNNAGFTHRNGDMLKVDEETFDLITAVNMKAIYHAALAVVPIMERQGGGVILTTASTAGLRPRPGLTWYNASKGWAITATKSMAVELAPKNIRVNCLCPVAGETGMLEKFMGADTPEIRETFRASIPLGRLSTPLDIANAALWLASDEAAFITGVALEVDGGRCI
- a CDS encoding Mur ligase family protein; protein product: MNARVRKVREDLQRRVKVYRARRARAKSKATFIGVTGSSGKSTVTALLGHILAAHRPTYARVLANTINSLVSTLYKRMQQAGEVDYVVFEAGAFGVDTLRPVAEMLQPHVAVVTMVRLEHFASFRTVENVAREKRALVEALRPDGLAVLNADDPHVAGMAAGTGCRVVSFGTAERADYRVTDIHAAYPHRLTLSIHWRGGVLELKTPFPGEHFWLPTAAAVATALELGVPPDKVAAQVATFQPLANRCAVLVTDGGPHFIIDAAKAPWHSIDLALDVVAKATVDRKRIVLGQISDYSGSTRKYAYAYKTARAIADQVIYTGDNAHRSGPGSLTATAACLSSFVRRRKSPTTSSARRCRGN